A region from the Streptosporangium sp. NBC_01756 genome encodes:
- a CDS encoding DUF4437 domain-containing protein: MRPHIELIDENDYIWHAAELPSGEGRALERRLATDEEDGSSSLSLSFPTDWGRGPGVAHADTEFYVVSGSLEYGGRPLGPGGYVQVPKGVPMDWVKVREGSRILHWREYGDAGFDVGGTRRAGGEPVVVDADTIEWTAAPTAGPLTPLYIKLLHRDPVTGFYTRLIRAPQGWTDHRLAHHPCYEEFYTLSGKMAYNFGDIDPGTYCFRPAGVKHGHFVAETEIDWIIRSDGELINWYTTDEWIKWGGAPENYDAHDHHQAPVISTLPVRSRSRGPWTGEGM; this comes from the coding sequence ATGCGGCCTCACATTGAGCTGATCGACGAGAACGACTACATCTGGCACGCCGCCGAACTGCCCTCCGGCGAGGGCCGTGCCCTGGAGCGGCGGCTGGCGACCGACGAGGAGGACGGCTCGTCGTCGCTGTCGCTGAGCTTCCCGACCGACTGGGGCCGCGGCCCCGGCGTCGCCCACGCCGACACCGAGTTCTACGTCGTCTCCGGTTCCCTGGAGTACGGCGGGCGCCCGCTCGGCCCGGGCGGCTACGTCCAGGTGCCGAAGGGCGTCCCGATGGACTGGGTCAAGGTGCGCGAGGGCAGCCGGATCCTGCACTGGCGCGAGTACGGCGACGCCGGATTCGACGTCGGCGGGACCCGGCGGGCCGGAGGCGAGCCCGTGGTCGTCGACGCGGACACGATCGAGTGGACCGCCGCCCCGACGGCCGGTCCGCTGACGCCGCTCTACATCAAGCTGCTGCACCGCGATCCGGTGACCGGGTTCTACACCCGCCTCATTCGGGCCCCGCAGGGGTGGACCGACCACCGTCTGGCCCATCATCCCTGCTACGAGGAGTTCTACACGTTGTCGGGGAAGATGGCCTACAACTTCGGCGACATCGACCCGGGCACCTACTGCTTCCGCCCGGCGGGAGTGAAGCACGGCCACTTCGTCGCCGAGACCGAGATCGACTGGATCATCCGCTCGGACGGGGAACTGATCAACTGGTACACCACCGACGAGTGGATCAAGTGGGGCGGCGCACCCGAGAACTACGACGCCCACGACCACCACCAGGCCCCCGTGATCTCCACCCTCCCCGTCCGGTCCCGTTCCCGGGGCCCCTGGACGGGCGAGGGCATGTAG
- a CDS encoding class I adenylate-forming enzyme family protein: MEFSIASGIRETAAATPGAIAVADGGRRLTYAAVNDRANRLACALLAGGLRPGERVAVLLGNRAEYLEVACGIAKAGLVMVPINPRLTAPETAYILGHSNSRALILDSAYGSVAGEVPRVLAIGAAGYGPSYEAALATSPARDPRVTVPERDPFCVAYTSGTTGRPKGVLISHRSRALTFYCAALEWNLGAGRRTIAVAPMYHGAGFAFGYAPAYTGGTVAMLRSWDPGHLLHMIQETRAQSVFLVPTHAHMIREHCDPAGYDLSSLDTLYFNAAALPAALKEWVLDAFPGVGVHELYGSTEAGVVTDCRPADARRKAGSVGTPWYMTEIRIAEDGELFSRSPFLMNGYLDDPEATAACMTEDGFLTSGDIATRDEEGFVSIVGRKKDMIISGGVNIAPREVEDVVDAFPGVLESAVVGSPDERWGERVTAFVVTLPGHTVDPGRLLDHCRGSLSGPKVPRRIEFVPALPRNTAGKILRRELRDAASH, translated from the coding sequence ATGGAGTTCTCCATCGCCTCGGGGATCCGCGAGACCGCGGCGGCCACCCCCGGCGCGATCGCCGTGGCCGACGGAGGGCGGCGGCTGACCTACGCGGCGGTGAACGACCGGGCCAACCGGCTCGCCTGCGCACTGCTCGCCGGCGGGCTGCGACCCGGCGAGCGCGTCGCCGTCCTGCTCGGGAACCGCGCCGAATACCTGGAGGTCGCCTGCGGGATCGCCAAGGCGGGCCTGGTCATGGTGCCGATCAACCCCCGGCTCACCGCCCCGGAGACCGCCTACATCCTCGGCCATTCGAACAGCCGGGCCCTCATCCTGGACAGTGCGTACGGGTCGGTCGCCGGGGAGGTGCCCCGCGTCCTGGCGATCGGCGCCGCCGGGTACGGCCCCTCCTACGAGGCGGCGCTGGCCACCTCGCCCGCCCGCGACCCGCGCGTCACGGTCCCGGAGCGGGACCCGTTCTGCGTCGCCTACACCTCGGGCACGACCGGACGGCCGAAAGGGGTGCTGATCAGCCACCGGTCCAGGGCGCTGACGTTCTACTGCGCGGCGCTGGAGTGGAACCTGGGCGCGGGACGGCGGACGATCGCGGTCGCCCCGATGTACCACGGCGCCGGTTTCGCCTTCGGCTACGCGCCCGCGTACACGGGCGGGACCGTGGCGATGCTCCGGTCCTGGGATCCCGGCCACCTGCTGCACATGATCCAGGAGACCCGGGCCCAGTCGGTTTTCCTCGTGCCGACACACGCTCACATGATCAGGGAGCACTGCGATCCGGCGGGGTACGACCTGTCCAGCCTGGACACGCTCTACTTCAACGCGGCCGCCCTGCCCGCCGCGCTGAAGGAGTGGGTGCTCGACGCCTTCCCCGGCGTGGGCGTCCACGAACTGTACGGCTCGACCGAGGCGGGGGTCGTCACCGACTGCCGGCCCGCCGACGCCCGCCGGAAGGCGGGCTCGGTCGGCACGCCGTGGTACATGACCGAGATCCGGATCGCCGAGGACGGGGAGTTGTTCAGCCGCTCCCCGTTCCTGATGAACGGCTACCTCGACGACCCCGAGGCGACCGCCGCCTGCATGACCGAGGACGGCTTCCTGACCAGCGGGGACATCGCCACCCGCGACGAGGAGGGCTTCGTCTCCATCGTCGGCAGGAAGAAGGACATGATCATCTCGGGGGGCGTCAACATCGCCCCGCGCGAGGTGGAGGACGTGGTCGACGCCTTTCCCGGCGTGCTGGAGTCCGCCGTGGTCGGGTCTCCCGACGAGCGGTGGGGCGAGCGGGTGACCGCGTTCGTCGTCACGCTGCCCGGCCACACCGTCGACCCGGGCCGGTTGCTCGACCACTGCCGTGGCTCGCTGTCCGGTCCCAAGGTCCCCCGGCGGATCGAGTTCGTCCCCGCCCTTCCCCGCAACACCGCCGGAAAGATCCTGAGAAGAGAGCTGAGAGATGCGGCCTCACATTGA
- a CDS encoding LLM class flavin-dependent oxidoreductase yields MRITYGPWGETLAELTEAARAAEDAGADVVWLPELHRSATVPAAAVAVATSRARVGTAVALAFTRSPMVTALEALDLDELSGGRLVLGLGAGARRLNESWHDVPSDRPLTRLRETVAVVRRIVRLAHTGEPMTFEGELRRLDVRGFRRPHPPARPEIPLYLAAVGPQLTRLAGEIADGWLSHELCSPSYLHDRILPNLEAGRARRPAGRAEVVVSACCSVADDAREARRRAAGTVGFYATVATYRDFFAFHGLEREQAHVVEVFRSGVPADGLAAAVPDAMVESLTLAGTPDEVAARVAGYHGSADSIKLTPPVHGLTPEEIRAAQARVIALIKELTR; encoded by the coding sequence ATGAGGATCACCTACGGCCCGTGGGGCGAGACCCTGGCCGAGCTCACCGAGGCCGCGCGGGCGGCCGAGGACGCGGGAGCCGACGTCGTGTGGCTCCCCGAACTCCACCGCAGCGCCACGGTGCCGGCCGCCGCGGTGGCCGTCGCGACCTCCCGTGCCCGGGTCGGCACGGCCGTCGCCCTGGCCTTCACCCGCAGCCCGATGGTCACGGCGCTGGAGGCGCTCGACCTCGACGAGCTGTCCGGCGGCAGACTGGTGCTGGGCCTGGGGGCGGGCGCGCGCCGGCTGAACGAGAGCTGGCACGACGTGCCGTCCGACCGGCCGCTCACCCGCCTGCGCGAGACGGTGGCGGTCGTCCGCCGGATCGTCCGGCTCGCGCACACCGGTGAGCCGATGACCTTCGAGGGCGAGCTGCGTCGCCTGGACGTCCGGGGTTTCCGCCGCCCGCACCCGCCCGCCCGGCCGGAGATCCCCCTCTACCTCGCCGCCGTCGGCCCCCAGCTCACCCGCCTCGCCGGGGAGATCGCCGACGGCTGGCTCTCCCACGAGCTCTGCTCCCCGTCCTACCTGCACGACCGGATCCTGCCCAATCTCGAAGCGGGCCGGGCCCGGCGGCCGGCGGGGCGGGCCGAGGTCGTGGTCTCCGCGTGCTGCTCGGTCGCGGACGACGCGCGTGAGGCGCGGCGGCGGGCGGCCGGAACGGTCGGGTTCTACGCGACCGTGGCGACCTACCGGGACTTCTTCGCCTTCCACGGCCTGGAGCGGGAACAGGCCCACGTGGTCGAGGTGTTCCGGAGCGGCGTCCCGGCGGACGGGCTGGCGGCGGCCGTACCGGACGCCATGGTCGAGTCGCTGACCCTGGCCGGCACGCCGGACGAGGTCGCCGCCCGGGTGGCCGGTTACCACGGGTCGGCCGACTCGATCAAGCTCACCCCGCCCGTGCACGGCCTGACCCCGGAGGAGATCCGCGCCGCCCAGGCCCGGGTCATCGCGCTGATCAAGGAGCTGACCCGGTGA
- a CDS encoding CaiB/BaiF CoA transferase family protein yields the protein MRPLEDIRIVAVEQYGAGPFGSLHLADLGAEVIKIEDPSTGGDVGRYVPPYAEGEDSLFFETFNRNKKSLSLDLSTEAGRTVFEDLVRVSDAVHSNLRGDVPAKMRVTYDDLRHLNPRIVCCSLTGFGMTGPRSAEPGYDYILQGLAGWMELTGEPDGPPAKSGLSLVDFSGGLVAAVALLAGVHRARRDGVGCDCDLSLYDTAMSMLTYVGTWALNTDFQPRRMPGSAHPSLVPFQNFRAADGWLVVGCAKEKFWHRLAALLDAVGPATVRPGTGPASSGPTGLGPAFSDPMSPESTGPGQAGPDPESAPAHPLAGDPRFATFADRRRNAAELLPRLDAVFVTRTVAEWLADLRPLGIPCGPVNDVRQALAEEHTAARSLVVTAEHGRFGTVRQLASPVRVGPGTPAYRRAPYRGEHFDEIVHGLLGYPPEQARRLAAAGAFGEERM from the coding sequence GTGAGGCCCCTGGAGGACATCCGGATCGTCGCGGTCGAGCAGTACGGCGCGGGCCCCTTCGGCAGCCTGCACCTCGCCGACCTCGGCGCCGAGGTCATCAAGATCGAGGACCCGTCGACCGGCGGTGACGTCGGGCGTTACGTCCCGCCGTACGCGGAGGGAGAGGACTCGCTGTTCTTCGAGACGTTCAACCGCAACAAGAAGTCCCTCTCGCTCGACCTGTCCACCGAGGCGGGGCGCACCGTCTTCGAGGACCTGGTCCGCGTGTCGGACGCGGTCCACTCCAACCTGCGCGGCGACGTCCCGGCGAAGATGCGCGTCACCTACGACGACCTGCGCCACCTGAACCCGCGGATCGTCTGCTGCTCCCTCACCGGTTTCGGCATGACGGGCCCGCGCTCCGCCGAACCCGGCTACGACTACATCCTGCAGGGCCTGGCGGGCTGGATGGAGCTGACCGGAGAGCCCGACGGCCCGCCCGCGAAGTCCGGCCTGTCGCTGGTCGACTTCTCCGGCGGCCTGGTCGCCGCGGTCGCCCTCCTCGCCGGGGTCCACCGGGCCCGGCGAGACGGGGTGGGCTGCGACTGCGACCTCTCCCTCTACGACACCGCGATGTCCATGCTCACCTACGTCGGCACCTGGGCGCTGAACACCGACTTCCAGCCGCGCCGGATGCCGGGTTCGGCCCATCCGTCGCTGGTGCCCTTCCAGAACTTCCGCGCCGCCGACGGCTGGCTCGTGGTCGGCTGCGCCAAGGAGAAGTTCTGGCACCGCCTGGCCGCACTGCTCGACGCCGTGGGCCCCGCCACCGTACGGCCGGGCACCGGCCCGGCCTCCTCCGGTCCGACCGGTCTCGGCCCGGCTTTCTCCGATCCGATGAGTCCAGAGTCGACCGGTCCCGGACAGGCCGGTCCGGATCCGGAGTCCGCCCCGGCGCATCCGCTGGCCGGGGATCCGCGGTTCGCCACCTTCGCCGACCGGCGGCGGAACGCCGCGGAGCTGCTGCCGCGCCTGGATGCCGTCTTCGTGACGAGGACCGTCGCCGAATGGCTGGCGGACCTGCGCCCGCTCGGCATCCCGTGCGGTCCCGTCAACGACGTCCGGCAGGCGCTCGCCGAGGAGCACACCGCGGCGAGGTCGCTGGTCGTCACAGCCGAGCACGGGCGTTTCGGGACCGTGCGCCAGCTCGCGTCACCGGTCCGGGTGGGCCCCGGCACCCCGGCCTACCGGCGGGCACCGTACCGGGGCGAGCACTTCGACGAGATCGTCCACGGCCTGCTCGGCTACCCGCCGGAGCAGGCGAGGCGCCTGGCCGCCGCCGGGGCCTTCGGCGAGGAACGCATGTGA
- a CDS encoding MmgE/PrpD family protein yields the protein MTAAERLVAWAWSLRLGDVPAAARQAATRHLLDGYACAVAAVRHTAALPAVTVAREAGGPPEATVIASAGGRIGAPAAAFANGVLVHALDFDDTHAGGLVHATAPVLPVALAVGEEVGARGAEVLVAALAGYEAICRLGAAVPHGFHARGLHATSVCGTFAAAVVASRLYGLSEAAAVHSLGIAGSQAGGLLEFLNTGGSTKQLHPGFAAQAGITAARLARAGATGPPGVLDGGYGLYAALLGRPGLDPFPDLGERWEVTRITVKPYPACQLVHAALDAARLLPPGAAAGPLVVETHPDAAPIVCGPGKEHPATPYQAKFSLPWSVAAMIIDGEVTAATYHRVDRPDVLDLAARIGTRVAGSGGVAADQPCRILDATGAVLAEVPRSSGGPDDPGRDGLVRRKALANGASPELVSAFTDLADLPDLAGVTGGSR from the coding sequence GTGACGGCGGCCGAGAGACTGGTCGCCTGGGCCTGGAGTCTGCGGCTCGGCGACGTGCCCGCCGCCGCCCGCCAGGCGGCCACCCGGCATCTGCTCGACGGTTACGCCTGCGCCGTCGCCGCCGTGCGCCACACCGCCGCCCTCCCGGCGGTGACGGTGGCCCGGGAGGCGGGCGGCCCTCCCGAGGCCACCGTGATCGCCTCGGCGGGCGGGCGGATCGGCGCGCCCGCCGCGGCGTTCGCCAACGGGGTGCTCGTGCACGCGCTGGACTTCGACGACACGCACGCCGGTGGGCTCGTGCACGCGACCGCGCCCGTCCTGCCGGTCGCGCTGGCGGTCGGGGAGGAGGTCGGGGCCCGCGGGGCGGAGGTGCTCGTCGCGGCGCTCGCCGGGTACGAGGCGATCTGCCGCCTCGGCGCCGCCGTACCCCACGGCTTCCACGCGCGTGGCCTGCACGCCACCTCCGTCTGCGGGACGTTCGCCGCCGCCGTCGTCGCCTCCCGCCTGTACGGCCTGAGCGAGGCTGCGGCCGTGCACTCCCTGGGGATCGCGGGCAGCCAGGCGGGCGGGCTGCTGGAGTTCCTCAACACCGGGGGCTCGACCAAGCAGCTCCACCCCGGGTTCGCCGCCCAGGCGGGCATCACCGCCGCCCGGCTCGCCCGTGCCGGGGCGACCGGACCGCCGGGCGTGCTCGACGGCGGATACGGCCTCTACGCCGCCCTCCTCGGCAGGCCCGGCCTCGACCCCTTCCCGGACCTGGGGGAGCGCTGGGAGGTCACCCGGATCACGGTCAAGCCGTACCCGGCCTGCCAGCTCGTGCATGCCGCCCTCGACGCCGCGCGGCTGCTGCCTCCCGGCGCGGCGGCCGGGCCACTGGTCGTGGAGACCCATCCCGATGCCGCCCCGATCGTCTGCGGACCAGGAAAGGAACATCCGGCCACGCCCTACCAGGCGAAGTTCAGCCTGCCGTGGAGTGTGGCCGCCATGATCATCGACGGGGAGGTCACCGCCGCGACCTACCACCGCGTCGACCGGCCCGACGTGCTCGACCTGGCCGCCCGGATCGGGACACGCGTCGCCGGCTCCGGGGGAGTGGCCGCCGACCAGCCCTGCCGGATCCTCGATGCGACGGGCGCCGTGCTCGCCGAGGTCCCCCGCAGCTCGGGCGGGCCCGACGACCCCGGCAGGGACGGGCTCGTCCGCCGCAAGGCCCTCGCCAACGGCGCCTCCCCGGAGCTCGTCTCCGCTTTCACCGACCTCGCGGACCTGCCGGACCTGGCGGGAGTGACAGGAGGATCAAGATGA